In the genome of Candidatus Cloacimonadota bacterium, the window AATATGCGTTTTGGATTGCAAGAAAATGTGATTAAGCAAATTAATTCGATATTTGCAAAAAGTGAATGTGTTGAAAAAGCAATTATTTACGGTTCAAGAGCCAAAGGTAATTTCAAGCCCGGCTCTGACATTGATTTTACATTAATAGGGAAAAAATTAAACCTTCAAGAGTTGAATAAAATCGACCTGATGCTGGATGACTTGATTCTTCCTCAAATTTTTGATTTGTCAATTTTTCGTTATATCCATAATCCTGATCTGATTCAACATATCAATCGCATGGGAAAAGTTTTTTTTCAGCGATAAATATGTAATTGAGTGGTAAAATTCTGATCTGTTTTTTGCCAACCCACAATATTTTAGTTTTTCCAAACCCTAACAATTCTCGTTCCCATCCGCAAGCTGGCGGATTGAGGAACGCATTTTTCCAAGAAGCCCCCGCTTCGTAATCCTTCAAAATGAACATATCATTCTTTTTCGTAAATAGACCTTACAAAGAAAAATATCACCCCAATGAAATAAGAAGATTAGAAACATTTCATGGGGCAAGCGGATATTTCACTCCAAGAAAAATATCACGGATATTTTACTCCAAATAAATATCACCCCAATGAAATAGGAAGATTAGAAACATTTCATGGGGCAAGCGGATATTTCACTCCAAAGAAAAATATCACGGATATTTTACTCCAAAGAAATTTAACGTATGTTTTACTCCAAAAACTTCCACATTTCTTGACACTAATTTCCCGGGAAAATAGCTCGTGCTTATCAAAAATCAGGAGAATAAAAATGCGTTTTTCAAAATCCTTTATACCAACATTAAAAGAAAATCCGGCAGATGCCGAGATTCCAAGTCATAGATTAATGATCAGAAGCGGGATGCTTCGCAAGACAGGAGCGGGAATTTATTCCTATCTTCCGCTGGCAAAACGTGTGATCACAAAAATTGAAGCAATTGTTCGTGAAGAATTAAATAAAATCGGCTGTGAAGAATTGCTGATGCCCGTTTTACAACCTAAGGAAATCTGGGAACTTTCCGGCAGATGGAACGTTTATGGACCGGAACTTATGCGTTTGCAGGATAGACACAAAAGATTTTTTGCTCTCGGACCAACCCACGAAGAAATTATCACATTATTAGCAAAAAATGATATAAAATCCTATAAAGAACTTCCCATAAATTTGTATCAGATTCAAACGAAATTTCGGGATGAAATTCGTCCTCGTTTTGGAGTGATGAGATCGCGTGAATTCATTATGAAAGATGCGTATAGTTTTCATGCAAATGAAGGATCGCTTCAGGAAACTTATGAGGATATGTATGCTGCTTACTCTCGTATTTTTGCGAGATGTGGCTTGAAATGTGTACCCGTAGAAGCCGATGTCGGAGCAATCGGCGGTTCATCCTCTCATGAATTTATGGTTCTCGCAGAAACAGGTGAATCTGAAGTTTTGAGCTGTGAATGCGGCTATGCAGCCACATCGGAAAATTGCCAAATCGCTCCATTAGAAAACGAACAGGGTGAAGAACTTGCTATCGAAAAAATTTATACTCCCCAAAAAAAATCAGTAGAAGAAGTTAGCGGTTTTCTCAATATCGAAAAAAGTAAGATAATAAAAACCATTGTTTATAAATCTGACGAAGATATCGTTGCAATTCTTATTCGAGGTGATAGAGAGATCAATGACATAAAAGTCGCTAATTTTCTCGGTTCGGTGAAACTTGAATTTGCGAGTGATGTTGAAATCGCAAATGTTATGAAATCCGTTGCCGGATTTGTGGGACCGGTTGGAAACAAGAGCGTAAAGATTTATGCTGATAATAATTTGAAAGATTCTGTAAATATGGTTGCCGGAGCGGATGAAATGGATTATCATTTCAAAAACGTAAATCTTCTGCGTGATGTAAACGTATCCGATTATGAGGACTTTGTGCTTGCAAAAGAAGAAGATGCTTGCCCAAAATGTGGAAAACCGATGTCATCTTTCCGTGGAATTGAAGTGGGGCAGGTTTTCAAACTCGGCAATAAATACAGCACAAGCATGAATTCATTTTTCAACGATAAAGACGGGAAAGAAATTCCCTTTGAAATGGGATGCTATGGAATCGGAATAACTCGCACAATGGCTTCTGCAATTGAGCAAAGTTATGATGAACATGGAATTATTTGGCCCATCTCAATCGCACCTTATCAAGTGGAAATACTCAATCTTTCCACGAGAAGTGATGAATTAACCAAATTTTGCGATGATCTCCACGAAGACTTG includes:
- a CDS encoding nucleotidyltransferase domain-containing protein produces the protein MRFGLQENVIKQINSIFAKSECVEKAIIYGSRAKGNFKPGSDIDFTLIGKKLNLQELNKIDLMLDDLILPQIFDLSIFRYIHNPDLIQHINRMGKVFFQR
- a CDS encoding proline--tRNA ligase — protein: MRFSKSFIPTLKENPADAEIPSHRLMIRSGMLRKTGAGIYSYLPLAKRVITKIEAIVREELNKIGCEELLMPVLQPKEIWELSGRWNVYGPELMRLQDRHKRFFALGPTHEEIITLLAKNDIKSYKELPINLYQIQTKFRDEIRPRFGVMRSREFIMKDAYSFHANEGSLQETYEDMYAAYSRIFARCGLKCVPVEADVGAIGGSSSHEFMVLAETGESEVLSCECGYAATSENCQIAPLENEQGEELAIEKIYTPQKKSVEEVSGFLNIEKSKIIKTIVYKSDEDIVAILIRGDREINDIKVANFLGSVKLEFASDVEIANVMKSVAGFVGPVGNKSVKIYADNNLKDSVNMVAGADEMDYHFKNVNLLRDVNVSDYEDFVLAKEEDACPKCGKPMSSFRGIEVGQVFKLGNKYSTSMNSFFNDKDGKEIPFEMGCYGIGITRTMASAIEQSYDEHGIIWPISIAPYQVEILNLSTRSDELTKFCDDLHEDLQKSGIEVLYDDREVQPGVKFNDADLLGIPIQIVIGSRGFKNKTVEMKLRQDGKKQEVPLDEINAKVQSLIKQLFEEIENL